CCGGTTCTCAACGCGCCGACCTCTTGATTCGTTTTGTCTTAATCGGCTTTTTGCTGCTGCTTTGGGCCGTGCCTGTACAGGCTGCTGAGGTGCTTCAGGTGCGCAGCAGTTCACTGCTGCAGGTTGGCGATCACAACCGCACCTACACCGTTGCCCTCTCCTGTGCTGCCGTTGATGCGAGCCAGGAAGCCGAGGCCACCGCATGGCTGCGTCAGGAGCTGCCGCGCCGCCGCAAGGTCAATTTGCGGCCGGTCGGCTCCAGTGAGGGTCAGCTGATGGCTCGGGTGACCCCGATAGGTGCTGAGCGTGACCTCAGCGCTGGCTTGATTGCCGCTGGTTTGGCCAGCAACAGCTGTGGGGTTGATGGCTGATAACCGCATTGCCAGGGGGATTGTGTTGGTGCCCTGCCTGCTGCTTGGGGCTGCCTTTCTGGCCACAGCCGCCTGGGGGCAGGGCGCCGCAGCTGAAAATCGCACCCTGGCCATTGGCATTGGTGCTGGCTTGCTTTTGGCTGGTGGTTTGTCCCAGTTGGGCGGCGGCTCTGAGACCTCTGTGACAAAACCAGACGAGTCAGACCCCTCTCCCTAATTTGCGTGGATCGGGTTGCTTCCCTCCGATTCCATGTCGAAGCCTGAGTGGCGACGTTGGCCTTGGCTGTCGTGGTTTGTTGTGGCAGCCACGCTGATCGGCTGCCAGTCAATCGTTGCCAGTGGGGTTAGTCGCCCAAGGTTTGCGGTGCTGCTGCCGATGGGGCACCGCGATGCTGAATTGCGGCACAACTTTCTCCAGGGCTTTCGTCTGGGCCAGGCTTCGGTGGAGGCCTGTGGTGAGCCCTTCCCGCAGGTTGCTTGGCATGGAACCAACTCCGGCGATGCGCCCGATCCGCAGTTGATGCCATCCAGTGATCTCAAGCTTCTGGTGGCTCCCCCGTCTGCGGATCTGCGGGCCTTTGCCGCCTTGGCTGACGAGCGGGACCTCACCGTGTTGCTCCCCTATCAGCGTGGCCAGTCGCTGGACACCCTGCGCGGGCTGGAAGGCCGTGAACGGCTCTGGCCGCTTGTTCCCTCCCGTCAGGAGGATCTGAAGGCGATGGTGGCGGCGGCGATGGAGGCCGGCTGGGGACGAGCAATGGTGGTGGAGGACCCTTCTGCCCTCGAATCCACCAGCTCAAATACTTTTGTGGAGCTGTTCAAGGCCGCTGGCGGCATTGTTGAGAGCTACGAAGCGCAGCCTGTCCAGCGGGTGGATCCCAGCAACAACGGGCGTCTGCAACGGTTCAAGGACGACATGGCCTGGTCTTGGGTGCCCACCGTTGTGGTCGCCGATGCTCCAGACGGCCTTCTCTCCCAAGAGCTGCGGGCTGAGCAACAGCAAGGGCGCTTCGGCGGTGGTGCGCCGCTGACGCCGAACTGGATTTGGCTCACCGAGGCGGAAGGTCTGCAGGATGCGCCCGCGGTGCCTTGGCAGCAGCTTGGG
This is a stretch of genomic DNA from Synechococcus sp. MU1617. It encodes these proteins:
- a CDS encoding nuclease, with product MIRFVLIGFLLLLWAVPVQAAEVLQVRSSSLLQVGDHNRTYTVALSCAAVDASQEAEATAWLRQELPRRRKVNLRPVGSSEGQLMARVTPIGAERDLSAGLIAAGLASNSCGVDG
- a CDS encoding GIVxVP protein — its product is MADNRIARGIVLVPCLLLGAAFLATAAWGQGAAAENRTLAIGIGAGLLLAGGLSQLGGGSETSVTKPDESDPSP
- a CDS encoding amino acid ABC transporter substrate-binding protein is translated as MSKPEWRRWPWLSWFVVAATLIGCQSIVASGVSRPRFAVLLPMGHRDAELRHNFLQGFRLGQASVEACGEPFPQVAWHGTNSGDAPDPQLMPSSDLKLLVAPPSADLRAFAALADERDLTVLLPYQRGQSLDTLRGLEGRERLWPLVPSRQEDLKAMVAAAMEAGWGRAMVVEDPSALESTSSNTFVELFKAAGGIVESYEAQPVQRVDPSNNGRLQRFKDDMAWSWVPTVVVADAPDGLLSQELRAEQQQGRFGGGAPLTPNWIWLTEAEGLQDAPAVPWQQLGLQHPARGTAWAEFQQDFKQQTGKAPSLLAGAGFDTARLLALADAAPLPLSADGGVDAMGWLDPDQQEAVPICQAFDQRRRGERLRLKAVASDSRFRAGQAPSGQAMASLIE